A stretch of Cicer arietinum cultivar CDC Frontier isolate Library 1 chromosome 5, Cicar.CDCFrontier_v2.0, whole genome shotgun sequence DNA encodes these proteins:
- the LOC101494288 gene encoding uncharacterized protein, producing MYLSIYLPRLNIHILFLFIHSFTHKMPGSTPVRKPHTNTSDLLTWSEVPPPESSFTPSSTRSRQPSDRISKVLNSDQLTEEEAQTLTQSKPCSGYKMKEMSGNGIFSADAEDSASEASSANANNRTSIRIIQQAINGVSQISFSTEESVTPKKPTSIPEVAKQRELSGTLQSDSETKTQKQISNAKNKELSGNDIFGPPPEIVPRSVAAVRTLESKESKDMGEPLPRNVRTSVKVSNPAGGQSNILFGEAPAEKTSKKIHDQKFAELSGNNIFHGDVPAGSVEKPLSRAKLREISGSDIFADGKPEIKDPIRGARKPPGGDSSIALL from the exons AtgtatctatctatctatctccCACGCCTAAACATTCACATTCTATTtctattcattcattcattcacacACAAAATGCCAGGAAGTACGCCGGTGAGAAAGCCACACACTAACACCTCCGATCTCCTCACTTGGTCCGAAGTCCCTCCGCCTGAATCCTCCTTCACCCCCTCCTCCACCCGCTCTCGCCAG CCTTCTGATAGAATCAGTAAGGTTCTCAATAGCGACCAGCTCACCGAAGAAGAAGCTCAGACTCTCACCCAAAG CAAGCCATGCTCAGGATATAAAATGAAAGAGATGAGTGGAAATGGTATATTTTCTGCCGATGCTGAAGATTCTGCTTCTGAAGCCAGTTCTGCAAATGCAAATAACAGAACTAGCATACGCATAATTCAG CAAGCGATAAATGGAGTTAGTCAGATATCATTCAGCACTGAAGAAAGTGTTACTCCTAAGAAACCTACCTCAATACCTGAGGTAGCAAAGCAGCGTGAACTGAGTGGGACTTTGCAAAGTGACTCTGAAACAAAGACTCAGAAGCAAATATCAAATGCCAAGAACAAGGAGCTCAGTGGAAATGATATATTTGGCCCACCTCCTGAAATTGTGCCCCGTTCCGTAGCAGCTGTACGAACTTTGGAATCAAAGGAAAGTAAGGACATGGGAGAACCTCTTCCTAGAAATGTGCGAACATCAGTTAAAGTTTCTAAT CCTGCAGGTGGCCAAAGTAATATCTTATTTGGCGAAGCACCTGCTGAGAAGACATCAAAGAAGATACATGACCAGAAGTTTGCAGAGTTGTCCGGCAATAATATTTTCCATGGGGATGTTCCTGCAGGATCGGTAGAAAAACCTCTGAGCAGGGCAAAACTGAGAGAAATATCTGGCAGTGACATATTTGCTGATGGAAAGCCAGAAATCAAAGACCCTATTCGAGGTGCCCGGAAACCCCCTGGTGGAGACAGCAGCATTGCCTTGCTTTAA